A portion of the Sphingorhabdus pulchriflava genome contains these proteins:
- a CDS encoding SDR family NAD(P)-dependent oxidoreductase, with protein MAGMLEGKVVAVTGAGRGVGREIALLCAQEGASVVVNDLGASAEGDGADVGPAQETVNDIKAAGGKAIVNGASVADPAGATSIIEDAVKTYGRIDAVVNNAGILRDRIWHKMSHEDWNAVIDVHLNGCFNVSKAATPYFKDQGSGSFIHFTSTSGLIGNFGQANYSAAKLGIVGLSQSIALDMARSGVRSNCIAPFAWSRLIATIPATNEAEAQRIERMKTMSADKIAPLVAFLASDASTEVTNQIFGVRKNEIFVFSKPRPVRTVHKSDGWTVKSIAEEFLPAARPFFTDPTERSGDIFGYDPI; from the coding sequence ATGGCTGGAATGCTCGAAGGCAAGGTTGTTGCCGTTACGGGTGCCGGGCGTGGTGTGGGGCGTGAAATCGCGTTGCTCTGCGCACAAGAAGGCGCAAGCGTTGTCGTAAATGACCTCGGAGCATCGGCAGAAGGGGATGGCGCAGACGTTGGACCGGCGCAGGAAACCGTCAATGACATCAAGGCGGCGGGGGGCAAAGCCATCGTGAATGGCGCCAGCGTGGCGGACCCGGCGGGCGCCACTTCGATTATTGAAGATGCAGTCAAGACCTATGGCCGTATCGACGCGGTGGTCAACAATGCGGGTATCTTGCGCGATCGCATATGGCACAAGATGAGCCATGAGGACTGGAATGCCGTTATAGACGTCCACCTTAACGGCTGCTTCAACGTCTCGAAAGCGGCGACGCCTTACTTCAAAGATCAGGGTTCAGGCAGCTTCATCCACTTTACCTCGACCAGTGGGCTGATCGGCAATTTCGGGCAGGCTAACTATTCTGCGGCCAAGTTGGGCATTGTCGGACTGTCGCAGTCGATTGCGCTCGATATGGCGCGGTCCGGCGTCCGCTCCAACTGTATCGCACCGTTCGCATGGAGTCGGTTGATTGCAACGATTCCGGCGACGAACGAAGCCGAAGCCCAGCGTATCGAGCGGATGAAAACGATGAGTGCCGACAAAATAGCGCCACTTGTCGCCTTCCTCGCCTCGGACGCCTCCACTGAAGTCACCAACCAGATCTTCGGTGTGCGCAAGAATGAAATTTTCGTCTTCTCCAAGCCGCGCCCGGTGCGCACCGTCCACAAGTCGGATGGCTGGACGGTCAAAAGCATCGCAGAGGAGTTTCTCCCAGCGGCGCGTCCTTTCTTCACCGACCCTACCGAACGGTCTGGCGACATCTTCGGATACGATCCAATCTAA